The genomic DNA CGGACTGTCTCGGGCTGATGACATCAGCAGAGATGGCTTCTGTGGTACCATCGCCTACTTGCCCCCTGAGAGCATCATAGAGAAGGATCGGGTGTCAGACACCAAGCATGACGTCTACAGGTTGGTTTTATTAAGACTAAGTCGGTCGGTTGTTCCTTCTAATCTGAGTCATTACTGAAAtttttttttcccgtgtcctgtctggctgtgaagcaaacagaattaatgtctgaatgctggtgacaagccttacagatttactctcaggtggagcatcaaagcgtctgcttgtaaTGTCACGCCtgctacttaaaactttattgttatttgaatgctttataattctgaccagacacgtagacagaggtgaaagagaaaggaagaaactaaaggagggggggggggggggggggtgtattagGAGTGTTTACAAAAGTAAAcagtcaatgatgaacaagagtttgcttctagacctgcagaaagagaaaaacaaacaaaaaaaggacaCGACAATATCACTGGGTCAAcctaatgaggaaatataaaatcaacaaataaaaaacaaatgtaCGTCTGGTCAGGCTTAAATGTAAAGACTGGAGCCTTTTTATTGTCTGAATTGTTATAAATACCATCTTTCACTTTTGTCTTATTGTCTTTTGCAGTTTTGCTATAGTGATCTGGGGAGTGCTCACTCAGAAGAAACCCTACCAAGGTGAGCGGTGTTGCCACAGTTACCTTCAAATAGTAATTTGATTACTAACTACTAGGGGTGTAACAATATCCACATCTCACGATAcgatatttattgtgatattgtgGGGAGGCTCACAACATAAAATACTTTGACTGGTCATTAGTACATTTGTCATTAACTTTATTATCATTATGACATTTTGAACAGCCTGTAAAGTCATTAAGTGCAAAATTCAAGTAACGACTCCGTATAAATTTATAAAAGAAATGGCAACACGGGTACGGAATTAAcagccaaaataaaggcattataAAACAGCCCATTCAATAAACAAAAATAGCAGACTGTGTGGGCTGCACGCACTCCCATTGGGGAAGTGGCCGATGATGCGGAAGCAAAGGATCATGGCCTATGTAGTTTACTTTGCTATGCTCCTGTGGAGCAGACTGAAAAATGTTATTCTTACCTTAAGACGTACTGCCCAATATCGTGACTAGACCACGACGATATTGTGGCCATTTTACTACGGCGATATTGTTACAGCCCTACAAACTACTGATAACTCCTTCCACAAGTAACTTGGTTACATTATGTTAATGGTGACTAAATTAGACTAGAAGTTACTTTGTTAATTATTTTCACCGATAACTAAACCCATTGCCTCTACATAAAAACCAGCAGTCAGTTTTGCTATGCTAATGCAACGCAGGGCAGCATGCTACAAGCAAGCATCCAGCATGACCAAACATACTGAAACCCAAGATTACTGATAACCACATGAACGGCACTGGAATCCCGCTTCTTGGAATAGAACCGCTACTCGCGGTGCAAAACCAGCTCCATCAGAAACCTGAACAGGAGACGAGCATCAGCCAGCACAAACCTGGCAACAAAGCTCCAACTAAACACCTGAAAACTCACAAAAATAAGACAAACCAGCTACCCCCAATACACCCCGCCCACTGTGTGCTCCGCAGTGGGCGGGGTCACTAGTGACTGCGGAACATGAAATTGGACATCTATTTGTACCACATACCCgtaaacacacacacgctgcacttGTTGAAGGTGTGTACAGGAGCTGGGGGCGTGTTTACTCTCTCGGAGAGGAGCACGGCAGCATCAGGCAGCTTCCTGTAGGCCGGTGCTGGTTCCGCCTCTCAGGATCCAGGCTAAATTAAAAAGTTAGAATATCCCCCCCCATGTTTTCCATTTGCATCGAGTATTAGAGCATCAGTAGCAGCTGTGAGCCTTTGCGAGCTTGTGGTGAATCACTGACTTAGCCGATCCACGGTCTGATGGAGCGAGGCCACGCCACGGCTGCTTCCCATGGCGATAAAAAAACATGGTGACGTCACGCCCGGACTCCGGAAGTTTAAGCTTCTCATTTAAGCCACCAGATATAGGACCTTATCAGTTCGACGTGCCTCAAAATGAACCGAACATGATGTGTGTGATGTTCCCCCCAGGAGAAAACAACATCCTGCAGCTCATGGTCAAAGTGGTGAAAGGGGTTCGTCCCGACCTGAGCACGCTGCCTCGGAGTCGACCCTCGGCTTGTGCCGGTTATCTGAGCCTTATGCAGCGCTGCTGGGCTACAAACCCAAACGACAGGCCGCCCTTCCACGGTGAGTAGCTCTAAGCAGCTGTTAACCTCTTGTATGCAGATGACGGATGGAGGTGTCACGTCTCTGGTTTACCAATCTTCTATGGATCTTCAATCCCAGTCCTGAATCGGATTCATTCTTTCATTGCAGAAATTACATCAGAAGCTGAGGAGCTCTGCTCTAAACCTCAAGAAGAGACCAGAACCTCAaggttatcatcagaaccagtacCCACATCTGCGAACCCACTCACCAATGACCAGGTAAGACGTGGTGACGGGACCTTTGATGGTGTATTTTTCACACATCTGACcttctgagtcccattctgtcccgctctggacTTGAGacggttctccacaccttcatctcctcacgcttagactactgtaactctcttttcacgtgtctgagcagaacctccctgaacgtctacaggtggttcagaatgcctgtgctcggcttctgaccaagtcctccaaacacacccacatcaccccgcttctcctccagcttcactggctgccagtcaacttcagggttcatttctagatcctggttctggtctatagggccttacatggacaagcaccatcttacatcggtgatcttctcagtccctacacccccaacaggtccctgaggtccagtgacggtGTTTGCTATAACTTTTGAGCTAGGACTGTCTCATGCAGGACATTTTTGAACCACGTAGGAGAATGTCCTAGCAGGCTGTTTGGCAGTGGGCAttgtagtgacctctgacctttacataTTATAAATGTATTAAATTGGACAATAATCTGGTGATTTCTGCAAAATTCAGAAAATGAGGATGAGACGGTCCCTCTGCTTAGACAATAAACCTACAGAATTTATCAGGAAATTATGAGAGATCATCTTataattatcataaataataatgcaACAGCAGAAACATCAGAATACTCATGAAAACATTTCTAAATGTTGTAATGGTTCATAATGTGAGTGATGTATTGTGATGTTACTGTTCCTTTAAGAGACGCAGTGATGAAGAGGGAAACTGAAAGTTGGAGATGCgggtttatctcagctgtttgtTAAACTACTCTAATAAACCACTGTTAGGGCACAATGTCATTCTGTCTCCGCACAAATATCACAATGATAAGTCACCTCGCCTTTGTAAGACAGCTGCTCAAAGCTTCTGGTGCAACGATCTATTAAAAGGGTGCGCAGAAGCGCTCCTCCAGGCAGCTGCTGCAcaccagagacgatctctgatggGTTATTGATAAGAGCGTCTGTGTCACGGAGTCGGAGCAAATCATCAACAGTCGATGTGTGGTTTTCAGGAGATTGGTTTTATTTAGGTGAGATCAGAGAAGAGGCACGTCGGTCATTTAGTTcaacaaaggtgacagatcatctgctgctgtggctcccagactctggacctctctcccgctgagccagtggactcagtggtctcctttaaaaagcagctgaagactcacctgttcaggcttttgtgtgacctcttCTTGATTCTTCCTCACTAGTTTCTTCTGTTTCTGTCGATTCTGTCTTCTTCTGGATCCTGTTTTCTTTTATATGTTCtcagctctttttttttttcattttattattattgttgttgttgttattattaataaACAATATTAACAGATCTGGTTCCTCCAGTCTGAAGAACTTTCCCTCCTGGAGTCTCCATCTGAGTTCTGGCTTGTTGCAGGACTGTATGATCTACTATGTAGGCTGTGAGGGGCTGTGTAAGACATAATTCATTCTGTTACTCTCACATGAGCACATTCCACACTCTTACACACATATtttctctacacacacacacacacacacacacacacacacacacacacacacacacacacacacatatatatatagtcCACTTACAGTTTACATTCACATACATTCTTCTCGTACACACCCAtactctttacacacacacacacacacacacacacacacacacacacacacacacacacacacacacacacacacacacacacacacacacacacacacacacacacacacacacacacacacacacactgtgtccaagcacattgacAGGGAGAAGAAGGGACGAACAAGATGTGGTAGAGAAAACTACAAGCAACAGTGATGACCACATtctggagaggattgtgaaacaaaaccctTTCAAGAATTTGGGGGAGATTCGTAAAGAGTGGCCTGCAGCTAGAGTtgatgcttcaagaaccaccacacacagCCGAATGCAAGACATGGGTTTCAACAAGGGATGTTCCAATCACGTTTTTTTGCTCCAGAGAATCTGCTTAGTCACAAGCGGATACTTTAGAAATGTATTAATGGTGTGgattacttgtttaatcaatatatttgcagcggtctctagtaggacgccttgcaggcagaactcgGGGCACAAAAAAGCCCCCAAAACCCCAAAAATCTGCAACATCAGAGCTGTGCTTGTTTCTTTCTGTATTCATGTCTTTTTTTGTAGTTTATTTGCCATAaaacatcgtgtgtgtgtgtgtgtgtgtgtgtgtgtgtgtgtgtgtgtgtgtgtgtgtgtgtgtgtgtgtgtgtgtgtgtgtgtgtgtgtgtgtgtgtgtgtgtgtgtgtgtgtgtgtgtgtgtgtgtgtgtgtgtcaatgtttacaaactgttatgggaatttggggtcattttaattctgtaaagcactttgcttgaaaagcgctttatgaataaattctgagtgtgtgtgaatgtgtgtgtgtgtgggtgaattaTACACCGTAgtataaagcgctttggagtcctctgattctGAAAGGCACTCTACAAATGTGGGTAATTTATGATGATGCATTAGTCTGAGCTGAGTCTGTCCTTGAACCTGTGCACCAGGTCCAGTTAGGACAACTGGTTAATGAGTAACTAACGAGCAGTTTATTGTCCCAGATCGGGTCACTGGGTGAGTTTATGTGCTGTGTAACTAGTCCAAAGCAGCCGCTGCATGACAGGAGAGGAATGTTGAGTGATGGGAGGCGTGTGGTGCTTTATCACTTCGGCTCGTGTTTGTGAATAATAAACAAGCCTGCTTATGGGAACTAAACTGTTATGCAGAAAAGCCCATCGGTAGGAACGAAAGTCCTCAGTTTGGCTCCACAGCTTTTCTTTTCTAACTCAAGCATCTTTTAATGTGAAGCTGTTTTTCTATCGTAGGAGTTGCTTCCATGTAATAACCGTGTGAACGTGAAGGAATGTGCAGAATGCTGGTGAACCGTTTGAAATGCTAACCACagatgtttccacagggtaatgtcACCAAACCGGTGCGTCCAAAGTCGGCCATGTTGCCAGAAAAAGACTGCAGCCTGTCGGAGCTGCTGAGCCAGGTGGATTCTGGGATCTCTAGGAGCTTTGATCGAGTGAAGGAAGACGGCTGCCACAGCAAGGAGAATACCTGTAAGAGACTGTCGGGCATCTCTTCTGCAGACTCCGCCTTCTCCTCCCAGGACTCCATCACCCTGTCCTTCGAGAAGGAAAACACTGTTGGTAAGAACATATGAAAGACAGCACCtggaagtttttattgttttatgaatggatggatgttgaGGGTTCAGGTGAGCTGTTGCTTTCATCAGCTTTTTAAAAACCCGTTCTGTTCTTCCTGACCAGATTCAGCTGAAGTCCAGAAGAAGAAGCTTTGTGAGGCAATCAGAACCAAAGATACTACCAAGTTGATGAAGATCCTGCAGCCTCAGGATGTTGACCTTCTCTTGGACGAAGGAGGGAGCCTGCTCCACCTCGCCATCAGTTTGGGGAATGAAGAGGCAGTTAAGTTCCTCCTCCTGAACCACGCGGATCCTAACCTTGCCAATGACCGTGGCTCCACCCCCCTTCACCTGGCCACAGAGAAGCACCAGAAGTCTCTAGCCGAGCTTCTGCTAAACCGGCGCAGCGTCAGCATCAACGCGAAAGACGAGGACCAGTACACAGCTCTTCACTGGGCAGCTCAGAATGGGGATGAGGCCATGACACGGATGCTTCTGGACCGGGGGGCGGCCATCAATGAGACCGACGGACAGGGACGCACACCGGCCCATGTAGCATGTCAGCATGGTCAGGAGAACGTCATCAGGGTACTGCTGAGTCGTGGGGCtgatgttcagattaaaggcaagaaCAACTGGACTCCACTGCACTTCGCTGCCTGGCAGGGGCATCTGAGTATCGTCAAGCTGCTGGTGAAGCAGGCCGGGTCCGACATTGACGGCCAAACCACCGACGGTCGTACACCTTTGCACCTAGCTTCCCAGAGGGGTCAGTATCGAGTGTCTCGGATCCTGATTGAGCTAGGAGCAGATGTCCATGTGATGTCAGCTGGGCTAAACACGGCGCTGCACGTGGCAGCAGAAACGGGCCATACCAGCACCTCTCGTCTGTTGATCAAACACCAGGCAGACATAAACGCTCAGAATGCCCATGGACTCACACCTCTCCATCTGGCCTCGCAGCGAGGACACCTGGCCACAGTCAAGATGTTGGTCACAGAGGGTGCAGACCTCTACATATCCAACCAATCCCAGCGCACGGCCTGCCACCTGGCAGCTGAGAGCGGACACAGCGAGGTTCTGAAAGAGCTGCTTCTTCACTGTCCAGATGGTGGCACACTTTCAGATCAACAGGGGCTCAGCCCACTGCACCTGGCAGTGCAGGGCGGACATTCTGACGTCACCAAGCTGCTGCTGCCATACAACTGTCGGGGCTTAGTTAAAGAAAGCACAGTGCAGCCAGCAGCGCAGGGGGGGACCATGGCGCAGCGGGAGGACATGGTGCAGGAGGAAGCtacggctcagcgagaggccacgGCTCAGGG from Nothobranchius furzeri strain GRZ-AD chromosome 10, NfurGRZ-RIMD1, whole genome shotgun sequence includes the following:
- the ripk4 gene encoding receptor-interacting serine/threonine-protein kinase 4, with amino-acid sequence MDMDVPESPQGNLGLLRNFESSEFSSWEKIGSGGFGQVYKVRHVQWKTWLAIKCPPSLHMDDKDRSELLEEAKKMEAGKFRYILPVYGICEDPQGLVMEYMETGSLENLLVSEPLPWELRFRIIHETAVGMNFLHCMNPPLLHLDLKPANILLDAHYHVKISDFGLARWNGLSRADDISRDGFCGTIAYLPPESIIEKDRVSDTKHDVYSFAIVIWGVLTQKKPYQGENNILQLMVKVVKGVRPDLSTLPRSRPSACAGYLSLMQRCWATNPNDRPPFHEITSEAEELCSKPQEETRTSRLSSEPVPTSANPLTNDQGNVTKPVRPKSAMLPEKDCSLSELLSQVDSGISRSFDRVKEDGCHSKENTCKRLSGISSADSAFSSQDSITLSFEKENTVDSAEVQKKKLCEAIRTKDTTKLMKILQPQDVDLLLDEGGSLLHLAISLGNEEAVKFLLLNHADPNLANDRGSTPLHLATEKHQKSLAELLLNRRSVSINAKDEDQYTALHWAAQNGDEAMTRMLLDRGAAINETDGQGRTPAHVACQHGQENVIRVLLSRGADVQIKGKNNWTPLHFAAWQGHLSIVKLLVKQAGSDIDGQTTDGRTPLHLASQRGQYRVSRILIELGADVHVMSAGLNTALHVAAETGHTSTSRLLIKHQADINAQNAHGLTPLHLASQRGHLATVKMLVTEGADLYISNQSQRTACHLAAESGHSEVLKELLLHCPDGGTLSDQQGLSPLHLAVQGGHSDVTKLLLPYNCRGLVKESTVQPAAQGGTMAQREDMVQEEATAQREATAQGVTTVRREATAQGVTTVRREATAQGVTTVRREATTQRVTTAQQEARLLQRKVVILKLTEHKDREPPLRTVPQL